From a region of the Posidoniimonas corsicana genome:
- a CDS encoding FtsK/SpoIIIE domain-containing protein: MTTLLPAPPVSTEDDLSDPILSTRRQLELMRDLQRLAKTRHEEELRIAQDLESGLKAARKKRDKTIKPARLEHEQELAAAEDLDARQREAESEDYDRVTNALRWEYQKLRTELEQQRKRAKDAARKKLDDGAWQIRSIYDAQKEQPRERLEEVTRRFAELRDHLQQTRQAADEVLADRWLGLAATEPDPSSSIEQLPPREPTDASVDQGVDSVAADAEAARTAAQQLYDGWLSRLFDPGNLLGFVLAVFVLAMPLTMPAVGLEPLGRSIAIGAAAGVAAMAAVGGLLWFVIRPLARKQTEERYAAVSGLLEHALGETEYSLRLARTRSETHARQLIERRDADLAALQEQVTTELTAAKAKNDAERARIDEEYPRRLKESRESHEEAVERLDREHKARVAQLLEDRDTTIRDAEAECAAEEKRLEEQQAADWRAMRAAWLEGCRRISADFAEQRSLCADRFPDWADADFGEWPKPDDAQLAVPFGEARLDLAAIKHGLSEHPELRPDETEIAVPTLVTLTEQPHLLVSAEGPARQKAVDLLQAMTLRFLTGQPPGKVRLTLLDPVGLGEGLSPFMHLADYEEDLIASRIWSEPRDIDAQLQRLTAHMETVIQKYLRSEYDSIHEYNAQAGEVAEPFQVVVVSGFPANFTDSAAKRLVNIATSGPRCGVYILGVIDSKQRMPTDFNMDDLTAQAVNLAWDDTRQRFVWRYPAFERLPIATAKPPGAERMVEVVRQAGAAAKDAVRVEVPFKVVAPSDGFWRDSCSHELRVPVGRAGANRLQHVRLGKGTSQHLLVAGKTGSGKSTFLHALITSAALHFSPDELEFYLVDFKKGVEFKSYANNRLPHARVVAIESEREFGLSVLERLDRELTRRGELYRDSGAQNLADFRAMHPDVPMPRILLVIDEFQELFVEDDRLAQEASLLMDRLVRQGRAFGVHVVLGTQTLAGAYSIARSTLGQIAVRIALECSESDAHLILADERNQAARFLSRPGEAIYNDQNGLASANEPFQVVWLPDAERAERLRVLNEHRESVGEPVGQMIVFEGNAPADPLTNRDLVALVDSRKSPGEAADSKPAVPTPQSEVHLPPSAYVGAAVAIKPPTQAELGRHAGANLLVVGQQEEAALGVLSTSAVSLWAAEPDARFVVLDGSRPGDASFGVWPRIAEALGGDAVEVSTPRDAAAGVADLAAEVARREEQPDEAGPPVYLVVWSGARFRDLRKSEDDFSFSMSDDKPKTADKHLTEILKNGPSVGVHVLIWCDGYNQVARMFDRVTMREFGLRVAFQMSAADSSNLLDSPAASNLRQHRALFYSDETGESEKFRPYGMPTDTWLSRVSASGAAAAQE, encoded by the coding sequence GTGACGACGCTCCTCCCCGCCCCGCCCGTCAGCACCGAAGACGACTTGTCCGACCCCATCCTCTCCACGCGCCGCCAACTCGAGCTGATGCGCGACCTGCAGCGTCTGGCCAAGACGCGGCACGAGGAGGAGCTGCGCATCGCCCAAGACCTTGAGTCGGGCCTGAAGGCGGCGCGCAAGAAGCGCGACAAGACCATCAAACCGGCCCGGCTGGAGCACGAACAAGAGCTGGCCGCGGCCGAGGACCTCGACGCCCGCCAACGCGAGGCGGAGTCGGAGGACTACGACCGCGTCACCAACGCGCTGCGGTGGGAGTACCAGAAGCTCCGCACCGAGCTGGAGCAGCAGCGTAAGCGGGCCAAGGACGCCGCCCGCAAGAAGCTGGACGACGGCGCCTGGCAGATCCGCTCCATCTACGACGCGCAGAAAGAGCAGCCCCGCGAGCGGCTGGAGGAGGTCACCCGCCGCTTCGCCGAGCTGCGTGACCACCTGCAGCAGACCCGCCAGGCCGCCGACGAGGTGCTCGCCGACCGCTGGCTCGGCCTCGCCGCGACCGAGCCCGACCCCAGCTCGAGCATCGAGCAGCTGCCGCCCCGCGAACCGACCGACGCGTCGGTGGACCAGGGCGTCGACTCGGTCGCCGCCGACGCCGAGGCGGCCCGCACCGCCGCCCAGCAGCTGTACGACGGCTGGCTGTCGCGGCTGTTCGACCCGGGCAACCTGCTCGGTTTCGTGCTGGCCGTCTTCGTGCTCGCGATGCCACTGACGATGCCCGCCGTGGGCCTCGAGCCTCTGGGACGGAGCATCGCGATCGGCGCCGCCGCCGGCGTGGCCGCGATGGCGGCGGTTGGCGGCCTGCTGTGGTTCGTGATCCGGCCGCTCGCCCGCAAGCAGACCGAGGAACGCTACGCCGCGGTGTCGGGGCTGCTGGAGCACGCGTTGGGCGAAACCGAATACAGCCTCCGCCTGGCCCGTACCCGCAGCGAGACCCACGCCCGACAACTCATCGAACGGCGCGACGCCGACCTGGCGGCGTTGCAGGAGCAGGTGACCACGGAGCTGACCGCCGCCAAAGCAAAGAACGACGCGGAGCGAGCGCGGATCGACGAGGAGTACCCCCGCCGGCTGAAAGAAAGCCGGGAGAGCCACGAAGAGGCCGTCGAGCGGCTGGACCGCGAGCACAAGGCGCGGGTTGCGCAGCTCTTAGAGGACCGGGACACCACCATCCGCGACGCCGAAGCCGAGTGCGCCGCCGAAGAGAAGCGGCTGGAGGAGCAGCAGGCCGCCGACTGGCGTGCGATGAGGGCCGCGTGGCTGGAGGGCTGCCGGCGGATCAGCGCCGACTTCGCCGAGCAGCGGTCCCTCTGCGCCGACCGCTTCCCGGACTGGGCCGACGCCGACTTCGGCGAGTGGCCCAAGCCCGACGACGCGCAGCTGGCGGTCCCGTTCGGCGAGGCCCGGCTCGACCTGGCGGCCATCAAGCACGGCCTGTCCGAGCACCCGGAACTCCGCCCCGACGAGACCGAAATCGCCGTCCCCACGCTGGTCACGCTCACCGAGCAGCCGCACCTGCTGGTCTCGGCGGAAGGGCCCGCGCGCCAGAAGGCGGTGGACCTGCTGCAGGCCATGACGCTCCGCTTCCTGACCGGCCAGCCGCCGGGCAAGGTGCGGCTCACGCTGCTCGACCCGGTCGGGCTCGGCGAGGGTCTCAGCCCGTTCATGCACCTGGCGGACTACGAGGAGGACCTGATCGCCAGCCGCATCTGGAGCGAGCCGCGGGACATCGACGCGCAGCTCCAGCGGCTCACCGCGCACATGGAGACCGTCATCCAGAAGTATCTCCGCAGCGAGTACGACAGCATCCACGAGTACAACGCCCAGGCGGGCGAGGTGGCCGAGCCGTTCCAGGTGGTGGTGGTGAGCGGGTTCCCGGCCAACTTCACCGACTCCGCGGCCAAGCGGCTGGTGAACATCGCCACCAGCGGCCCGCGGTGCGGCGTGTACATCCTGGGGGTGATCGACAGCAAGCAGCGGATGCCGACCGACTTCAACATGGACGACCTCACCGCCCAGGCCGTGAACCTGGCCTGGGACGACACCCGCCAGCGATTCGTGTGGCGGTACCCGGCGTTCGAGCGGCTGCCCATCGCCACGGCCAAGCCGCCCGGCGCCGAGCGGATGGTCGAGGTGGTCCGGCAGGCGGGCGCCGCTGCCAAGGACGCCGTGCGGGTGGAGGTGCCGTTCAAGGTGGTCGCGCCGAGCGATGGCTTCTGGCGGGACAGCTGCTCGCACGAGCTCCGCGTGCCGGTTGGCCGGGCGGGCGCCAACCGGCTGCAGCACGTGCGGCTCGGCAAGGGCACCTCGCAGCACCTGCTGGTGGCGGGCAAGACCGGCTCCGGCAAATCGACGTTCCTGCACGCGCTGATCACCAGCGCCGCACTGCACTTCAGCCCCGACGAGCTGGAGTTTTACTTGGTCGACTTCAAGAAGGGCGTCGAGTTCAAGAGCTACGCCAACAACCGCCTGCCGCACGCGCGGGTGGTGGCCATCGAGAGCGAGCGTGAGTTCGGCCTCAGCGTGCTGGAGCGGCTGGACCGCGAGCTGACCCGCCGCGGCGAGCTGTACCGCGACTCCGGCGCGCAGAACCTGGCCGACTTCCGCGCCATGCACCCCGATGTGCCGATGCCGCGCATCCTGCTGGTGATCGACGAGTTCCAGGAGCTGTTCGTCGAGGACGACCGCCTGGCCCAGGAGGCCAGCCTGCTGATGGACCGACTGGTGCGTCAGGGCCGGGCATTCGGCGTGCACGTGGTGCTCGGCACGCAGACGCTGGCCGGTGCGTACTCCATCGCCCGCAGCACCTTGGGACAGATCGCGGTGCGGATCGCGCTGGAGTGCAGCGAGTCGGACGCGCACCTGATCCTGGCGGACGAGCGGAACCAGGCCGCGCGGTTCCTCAGCCGCCCCGGCGAGGCGATCTACAACGACCAGAACGGGCTGGCCAGCGCCAACGAGCCGTTCCAGGTGGTCTGGCTGCCCGACGCCGAGCGCGCCGAACGGCTGCGGGTGCTCAACGAGCACCGCGAGTCGGTCGGCGAGCCCGTGGGCCAGATGATCGTGTTCGAGGGCAACGCCCCGGCCGACCCACTGACCAATCGCGACCTGGTCGCGCTAGTCGACTCGCGAAAGTCGCCCGGCGAGGCCGCGGACAGCAAACCCGCGGTCCCCACACCGCAATCCGAAGTCCACCTCCCGCCGTCCGCGTACGTGGGCGCGGCGGTGGCGATCAAGCCGCCGACCCAGGCCGAGTTGGGCCGCCACGCGGGCGCCAACCTGCTGGTGGTGGGTCAGCAGGAAGAAGCCGCGCTGGGCGTGCTGTCGACTTCGGCGGTGTCGCTGTGGGCCGCGGAACCGGACGCGCGGTTCGTGGTGCTGGACGGCAGCCGACCAGGCGACGCGTCGTTTGGCGTCTGGCCCCGCATCGCGGAGGCGCTCGGCGGCGACGCTGTCGAGGTGTCGACCCCGCGCGACGCGGCCGCCGGCGTGGCGGACCTGGCGGCGGAGGTCGCGCGCCGCGAAGAGCAGCCCGACGAGGCCGGGCCTCCGGTCTACCTGGTGGTCTGGTCCGGCGCCCGCTTCCGCGACCTCCGCAAGAGCGAAGACGACTTCAGCTTCTCGATGTCCGACGACAAGCCGAAGACCGCCGACAAGCACCTGACGGAGATCCTGAAGAACGGGCCCTCGGTCGGTGTGCACGTGCTGATCTGGTGCGACGGCTACAACCAGGTGGCGCGGATGTTCGACCGCGTGACCATGCGCGAGTTCGGCCTGCGGGTGGCGTTCCAGATGTCCGCGGCCGACAGCAGCAACCTGCTCGACTCGCCGGCCGCTAGCAACCTCCGCCAGCACCGCGCCCTGTTCTACAGTGACGAGACCGGCGAGAGCGAGAAGTTCCGCCCCTACGGCATGCCCACCGACACGTGGCTGTCCCGGGTCAGCGCGTCCGGCGCGGCGGCAGCACAAGAGTAG